From Caulobacter segnis, a single genomic window includes:
- a CDS encoding alpha/beta fold hydrolase, translating to MTDPTASLPQLILLPGLLNDAELWRDQISDLSDVARIWVPDLTPYATIREMAESVLDKAEPTFALAGFSMGGYVAQEIARIAPQRIQRLALLDTSIRVDTAERAAQRRALNKAAAKGGTFLGIGQAIMKSYIDASRLDDLDLTTRIVEMTQRLGREVFLRQNSLEREDGEAALKALHVPLVIIVGENDQITPAAGHREMAWAIGCTHLVVIPKTGHMTPMEAPSPVNGALRHWLQRPAGKR from the coding sequence ATGACCGACCCTACCGCTTCCCTCCCCCAGCTGATCCTGCTGCCCGGCCTGCTCAACGACGCCGAGCTGTGGCGCGACCAGATCAGCGATCTGTCGGATGTCGCCCGCATCTGGGTCCCGGACCTGACGCCCTACGCGACGATCCGCGAGATGGCGGAGAGCGTGCTGGACAAGGCCGAGCCGACCTTCGCCCTGGCCGGGTTCTCGATGGGCGGCTATGTGGCCCAGGAGATCGCCCGGATCGCGCCGCAGCGCATCCAGCGCCTGGCCCTGCTGGACACCTCGATCCGCGTCGACACCGCCGAGCGCGCCGCCCAGCGTCGGGCGCTGAACAAGGCCGCCGCCAAGGGCGGGACGTTCTTAGGGATCGGCCAGGCGATCATGAAGAGCTACATCGACGCCTCGCGCCTCGATGACCTCGACCTGACCACCCGCATCGTCGAGATGACCCAGCGCCTGGGCCGCGAGGTCTTCCTGCGCCAGAACAGCCTGGAGCGCGAGGATGGCGAGGCGGCGCTGAAGGCCCTGCACGTGCCGCTGGTGATCATCGTCGGCGAGAACGACCAGATCACCCCCGCCGCCGGCCACCGCGAGATGGCCTGGGCGATCGGCTGCACCCACCTCGTGGTGATCCCGAAGACCGGCCACATGACGCCGATGGAGGCGCCCAGCCCGGTCAACGGGGCGCTGCGCCACTGGCTGCAGCGCCCCGCCGGAAAGCGTTAG